From the genome of Homalodisca vitripennis isolate AUS2020 chromosome 8, UT_GWSS_2.1, whole genome shotgun sequence, one region includes:
- the LOC124368368 gene encoding uncharacterized protein LOC124368368 encodes MVTVTCHTSYTCSAIPSITTNTGTVAHRHSHLSYVIYVFSNTEHYYNTSTVAHGHSHLSYVIYVFSNTEHYYNTSTVAHGHSHLSYVIYVFSNTEHYYNTSTVAHRHSHLSYVIYVFSNTEHYYNTGTVAHGHSHLSYVIYVFSNTEHYYNTGTVAHRHSHLSYVIYVFSNTEHYYNTGTVAHGHSHLSYVIYVFSNTEHYYNTSTVAHGHSHLSYVIYVFSNTEHYYNTGTVAHGHSHLSYVIYVFSNTEHYYNTSTVAHGHSHLSYVIYVFSNTEHYYNTSTVAHGHSHLSYVIYVFSNTEHYYNTGTVAHGHSHLSYVIYVFSNTEHYYNTSTVAHGHSHLSYVIYVFSNTEHYYNTSTVAHGHSHLSYVIYVFSNTEHYYNTSTVAHGHSHLSYVIYVFSNTEHYYNTSTVAHGHSHLSYVIYVFSNTEHYYNTGTVAHGHSHLSYVIYVFSNTEHYYNTSTVAHGHSHLSYVIYV; translated from the coding sequence ATGGTCACAGTCACTTGTCATACGTCATATACGTGTTCAGCAATACCGAGCATTACTACAAACACGGGTACAGTGGCACATAGACACAGTCACTTGTCATACGTCATATACGTGTTCAGCAATACCGAGCATTACTACAACACGAGTACAGTGGCACATGGTCACAGTCACTTGTCATACGTCATATACGTGTTCAGCAATACCGAGCATTACTACAACACGAGTACAGTGGCACATGGTCACAGTCACTTGTCATACGTCATATACGTGTTCAGCAATACCGAGCATTACTACAACACGAGTACAGTGGCACATAGACACAGTCACTTGTCATACGTCATATACGTGTTCAGCAATACCGAGCATTACTACAACACGGGTACAGTGGCACATGGTCACAGTCACTTGTCATACGTCATATACGTGTTCAGCAATACCGAGCATTACTACAACACGGGTACAGTGGCACATAGACACAGTCACTTGTCATACGTCATATACGTGTTCAGCAATACCGAGCATTACTACAACACGGGTACAGTGGCACATGGTCACAGTCACTTGTCATACGTCATATACGTGTTCAGCAATACCGAGCATTACTACAACACGAGTACAGTGGCACATGGTCACAGTCACTTGTCATACGTCATATACGTGTTCAGCAATACCGAGCATTACTACAACACGGGTACAGTGGCACATGGTCACAGTCACTTGTCATACGTCATATACGTGTTCAGCAATACCGAGCATTACTACAACACGAGTACAGTGGCACATGGTCACAGTCACTTGTCATACGTCATATACGTGTTCAGCAATACCGAGCATTACTACAACACGAGTACAGTGGCACATGGTCACAGTCACTTGTCATACGTCATATACGTGTTCAGCAATACCGAGCATTACTACAACACGGGTACAGTGGCACATGGTCACAGTCACTTGTCATACGTCATATACGTGTTCAGCAATACCGAGCATTACTACAACACGAGTACAGTGGCACATGGTCACAGTCACTTGTCATACGTCATATACGTGTTCAGCAATACCGAGCATTACTACAACACGAGTACAGTGGCACATGGTCACAGTCACTTGTCATACGTCATATACGTGTTCAGCAATACCGAGCATTACTACAACACGAGTACAGTGGCACATGGTCACAGTCACTTGTCATACGTCATATACGTGTTCAGCAATACCGAGCATTACTACAACACGAGTACAGTGGCACATGGTCACAGTCACTTGTCATACGTCATATACGTGTTCAGTAATACCGAGCATTACTACAACACGGGTACAGTGGCACATGGTCACAGTCACTTGTCATACGTCATATACGTGTTCAGTAATACCGAGCATTACTACAACACGAGTACAGTGGCACATGGTCACAGTCACTTGTCATACGTCATATACGTATAA